The nucleotide sequence GGGACGGGCACTCCGCCGGTCGTCACGTGTCCGGATGCGGCGTCGTCGCTCGCGCCGGGCGCCCAGGTCACCTGCACCGCTCCCTACGTGGTGACGCAGGCGGACATGGACGCGGGACAGATCACCAACGCCGCGACCGTGACGGGCACCCCGCCGGGAGGCGGCGAGCCTCCGGTGTCGCCGCCGTCGACCGTCGTGGTCCCCGGCGACCGCACACCGGCGATCACGGTGGTCAAGTCGGCCACCCCCGACAGCCCCGATGCCTACGAGGTGGGCCAGGAGGTGACCTACTCCTTCGTCGTGACGAACACGGGCAACGTCACCCTCACGGACGTCACGGTGGACGAGGGGTCGTTCTCCGGGACGGGCACGATGTCCGACATCGTCTGCCCGGCAGGCGCGGCGTCGATGGCTCCGGCAGCGCAGATCATCTGCACCGCCACGTACGAGCTCACGCAGGCCGACATCGATGCGGGTCAGGTGACCAACACCGCCACGGCGACCGGTGTGCCGCCCGGCGACCTGGTTCCGCCGGTGTCTCCGCCGTCGCAGGCGCGGGTTCCCGCGCTTCCGGCGCCGGACCTGAGCATCGTCAAGTCGGCGACGCCCGCGACGATGACCACGGTGGGCCAGACGCTCCGGTACGACTTCGTCGTCACCAACACCGGCAACGTGACGTTGACAGACGTCGCGGTCGACGAGGGCGACTTCTCGGGAACCGGCGGCCTGTCGCCGGTGGATTGCCCGGAGGAGGCGAGCAGCATGCTCCCCGGCCAGACGGTGACGTGTTCGGCGACGTACACGACCACGCAGGCCGATGTGGATTCCGGGGCTCTCACGAACACCGCCACGGCGACCGGCAACCCGCCGGGCGGCGGTGAGCCGCCGGTGTCGCCGCCGTCCACCGTGCGGGTTCCCTTCGACGGGACCAACGGGCTCGACATCGAGAAGCGGGCCACCGCGGTCGATGTGAACGGCAACGGCCGCACCGACCCGGGCGACCGGGTGGAGTGGACGATCATCGTCACGAACATCGGTGCGCAGACGGTCGACGACATCGTCGTGACCGATCCGACCGCCGGTCCCGTGACGTGTCCGGCGACGAGCCTCGCCTCGGGAGAGGAGATGACGTGCACGGTGCCCCTGCACACGGTCACCGCGGATGACGTCCGCCGCGGGGGCGTGCGCAACGTGGCGACGGCCACCGGGAACACCCCGGGCGGACCCGTCGACCCGCCGTCGTCGCAGACGTTCACCCGCGTGCTGCCTCCGCCCCCGTCCGGACTCGCGGTCACCGGCGGTGTGCTCTCGGCCGGGGGATTGCTCCTCGGCGGGCTGATGATCCTCGCGGGTCTCGGCCTCGGACTCACCCGAGGACTGCGCCGCCGCGAAGAGGATCACGAGCAGCAGTAACCGAGTCCGCCGTCCGCGACGAGTCGAAGGCACTCGTCGCGGACGGCGGCACGAGAGGAGGACCCATGTCTCGCAGAGCTCACGTCCGTCGGACGGCGGCCGCGCTGGTGCCGCTCGTGGCCATCGGGATCGCGCTCGCCGCGTGCACCTCGGCGCCCAACGACCCTCAGCCCACGCCGACCACCGCGTCCGGTGCGCCGCAGATCCCCGGAGAGGGCCCGGGCGTGGTCGCCGCCACGAGCGTCCCTGACGATGTCCCGGACAGCCCTGAGGTGCGCGCGGGAACGCAGATCACCTCCTGCGAGTCGGACGAAGGGACGGGCACGGCCACCGGTGTGGTCGGCAATCCGACGGACGACGACGCCACCTACGTCGTGACGGTGTTCTTCACGACCGACGCCGCGACCGTGGTGGGCTCCGGCCAGACCACGGTGGACGTCGCCGCGGGGGAGGAGGAGAAGTGGACGGTCACCGCCGACTTCACCGCGCCGAGCACCACCCTCTGCGCCCTCCGCGGCGTCGGCGCGGCATCGTGAGGCGCGTCAGCTGAACAGGATGAGGACGTAGACGGCGAAGGTCGCCAGGTGCGCGGCGCCGTGCATCGCGGTGACCCGCTTCGCCGCGAACGTCGTCACCGACAGGAGGAGCGTCACCGCGAGCATGAGCAGGTTCGCGGGGGACTCGGCGAGCACGACCTGCTGCCCGGTGAGCATGCCGATCAGGAGGACGGCGGGGATGGTCAGGCCGACCGTCGACACGAGGGCCCCGTGGCAGAGGTTGCTCACGCGCTGCGCCTCGCCGTTCCGGGCGGCACGGATCGCGGTGATCGACTCCGGCAGGAACACGATGCCCGCGATGAGGAGGCCCGCGAGGGCCACGGGAGCACCGAGCCGTCCGAGACCGTCGTCGAGCAGTGCCGCCATGTCATGGGAGAGCAGCACGATGGGCACGACGGTCACGACGAGGAGGACGAGGCGGGTCAGCACCTCCGTGCGATGGGTGGCGAGCACCTGCCCGATGGGGAGCCGCGGTGCGGCCGTCTCCGTCGCGGCCGCGGGGCCTCGCAGTCGTTCGTCCACCTCGGTGAAGTCCTCGGCCTGCGCACCCATCTGCCGGAACAGGAAGAACGCGTACAGCGCGAGGGTCAGCGCGATGATCGGGATCTCCTGGGGGATCGTGTACGCCCCGTCGTCACCGATGAGCCCGGGAAGCCCGAACGCCACCGCGACGAGGACCACGAGCATCGACAGGTAGGCCGACGTGCCCGTGCGGTTGTGCGCCATCCCGCGGTGGCGGAGTCCGCCGAGGAGCAGCGCCAGACCGATGATGAGGTTGAGGATGATCATCGACACGGCCATGACCGAGTCGCGCGCGATGGTGGCGTGCTCGCCCGGGCCGAGCATGACCGCGGAGATGAGGATGACCTCGATGAGCACGATCGACAGGGTCAGCACGAGGGAGCCGTACGGATCGCCGAGCCGGTGGGCGAGGGCCTCCGCCTGCTGCACCACACCGAACGCGCACACGAGGATGACGGCGACGATCGCCACCAGGGCGACCACCAGCAGGGGCCCGGCGACCGGCGGCGCGAGCAGCGGGTGCAGGACGAGCACGGCGACGAACGCCCCCCACCCCAGGGCCACGCGCAACACGTCGGCGCGGGTGATGAACGACCGGATCATGACGGACTCCTTCATGAGGCAGTCGTCGGTGGCGGGTACTGCTCCCTCGTCCGCTGCTCCGGGTGCCGGAGACCCCTCAAGGATACCGGCGCTCCCGGAACAACGGCTGAGCAGCGCGGGACCTCAGCCCTGCGGGGCGTCGTTCCAGGACCAGATGTCGTCGCCGCGCAGCACGGCGTCGGCACCGCCGTCGCAGTAGATGGTCTGGCCCGCCATGTGGGTGTTGACCGGGCTCGTCAGCCAGACGAGCAGTTCGGCGATCGACGACGCCGGCTGGTGGTAGTTCAGGGGCATCGGCACCGCGGCGTCGACCATGGCCAGGCCCTCGGGCGAGGAGAGCAGGCCGGCCGTCATCGCCGTGGTGACGGTGCCGGGGGCGACGGCGTTCAGCGGGATGCCCGCTCCCGCCCAGGCCGGGGTGATGCTCTCGCGACGGACCCAGCGCGACAGCGCCCGCTTGCTGGAGGAATAGTTGAGGAACCCGGCTTCCGGCGTCGTGGCCAGCCGGTCTCCGATCTCGATCGCGCGCGCCTCGTCGCCGGCGAGCGCGGCATCGACGAGCTCGGGCGAGACGGGCTGGAGCGAGGCCATCGACGACACCACGGCGGCGCGCGGTGCGTCCGCGAGGCTGAGGGTGGGCTGCAGCGCCGTGAGGAACTCGGTCACGCCGAAGAAGTTGATGGACATGGTCTTCGAGATCGGGGCCGAGATGCCGGCGCAGGCGATGACCGCGTCGATTCCGTCGTCGGCCGTCTCGACGGCGGTGCGCGCCGCAGCCAGGCGGCCTTCCTTGGTCGACAGGTCGCCCTCGACCTCCGCGCCGGCGAGGTCGACGCCGATGACGGTGTGGCCCTGCGAGCGGAGCAGCTCGGTGGTGGCGGCGCCGATGCCGGATGCGGATCCGGTGACGACATACGTGCGGGTCATGAGGTTTCCTCCTTGGTGGTCACGCCCGGCTCCGTGCCGGACAGTGCGGTGACGAAGCGGGTGAGCTGACGGCGGAAGCCCTCGATCTCCTGCGGCGACCAGTCGGTGAGGGCGTCGACGACCAGGCCGTGGCCGGCGGAGACGAGCCGCTCGTACGCCCGGCGGCCCGCGGGGGTGAGCCGGACCTCGACGCGACGTCCCGCGCGCACGGGATCGACGACGCCCTGGGCGGTCATCCGGGCGACGAGCTTCGATGTCGTCGGACGGGACATCGCGGCATGGGCCGCGAGTTCGCCCGAGCGGAGGGAGCCGCCGTTCCGGCCGAGCAGGTACAGCGCCCGGATGGCGGACGGGTCGAGGGCGACGTCGACCGCGTCGGCGACCTGCTGCTGCAGGTCGCTCTCGCTCCATGCCGACACCACGCGGACGAGGGCCTCGTGGATGTCGGCGACATCTCCGCCGACGGTCACGCCTTCATCGTACGCCGCAAAGTTGCCTCAGGCAACTATCCGGCCCTCAGGAGGCGAGGGCGGGACGGATGTCGCTGACGTAGCCCGCGGTGGCGGTCTCCTCCACGAGTGTGAAGAAGGGTCGGTCGCCCGTGCGCCGGGTGCGGCGCCACCGGCGCTGGTGCCCGTCGGCGTAGTCGAGCACGATCCAGGCGGGAGGCGGAGTGCCCTGCGGTCCCAGCACGAACGAGCAGGCGCCGAGCGCGGGCGACGCGAGCTCGGCGACGAAGCGGTCGCCTTCCGGGGCGAAAGGGGCGGTCGCGTACAGTTCGGCCGGTCGCAGACGCAGCACGGCTTCGGTGTGCTCCGCGACATCGGTCCGGCTCCGGCGCCTCATGCGGCACCTCCTCGGCGGTCGCAGGTGTGCGGGGCGGGCTGCGCTCCGCCGTGATCGATCCGGCGTGTCTTGTCCATGGGATTCCTCTCTCAGGGTCGGGTGGGCAGGCTCCCGCCGAGGGACCGGGGTCCCTCGCGATGCGCACGCCGAAGCGGGTGATGTCCTCGGTGGTGGCGGACCCGGTTCGCTGTCGCGTCTGGGACGATGACCGTCTGTGTGACGGGGAGCGCGCGACCCGACCGGCGGTGTGTCTCGACCATACCACGCTATTTTTAGTCATTCAAAACAAGGGTTTTCTCCCCCCGTTTTTTCCCGTTCAGAAGGCAATTTGACTTCCCTGGGCTTCCGGGTATGGTCAGGGGTTACGCCAGCCAGTCACGAAGGGGAAGCGCCATGTCAGGAAAGTCCACACCCGGTCGCGCCGGAAAGAAGGAGCCGCAGCTCTCGCTCAAGGAGAAGCGGGCCGCGAAGCGCGCGAAGAACGCCCCGGACGAGTTCCTCAAGCCTCGCAAGGGCGCGAAGAGCTGAGGACTCGAGCCGGCGGGTGCGAGGTCTTCCTCCGCGCCCGCCGGCGTCGGGGCCGCGCGATCTACCCGGAGGACACGGTGCTGTCAACGGGCCTGCCCCGCGCGCCGATGCGCCGCACGCTGGAGTCCTCACGAGAGGAGTGCGTCATGTCGAACCCCGAAGCCCGCCCGCATCCGGATGAGCCGTCGCTGCCCGAGGAGGAAGACCTCCGGGAATCCGCCGGCGAACCCTCGCGGGACGGCGTGGCGGCGCACCTCGCCGAGCGCGGCGGCGATGACCCCGCGGGGGTGCAGGACGTCCCGGCCGGTGGTGCCGGCGCTGATGCCGGAGCGGGGAGCGCGGCGCGCGTGGACCCCGCATCGGAGAACCCGCCCGAACCCGCCTACGAGTCCACCCACAACGACGAGCCGGGCGTCGGCCCCCGGCACGGCGAGGACTGAGGCTCCGGTCAGCGGAACACCCTGCTGATCCCGCTCTCGACCTGGCCGAGCTGGATGAAGACGAGCCCTCGGAGAAGCGGGCGCAGCGGGGCACGCAGCATCCGGAGGAACCAGCCGCGGGGCCGCGTCTCCCACGTCAGCGTCGCGCGCAGCTGGGTTCCGCCGGCGGCCGGCTCGAGTTCCAGGGAGAGCAGGCGCGGGTTCCCGCGGGGCACGTCCGGATGCTCGAAGCGCCAGGCGACCCGCACCGGTTCCTGCCGCTCGACGCGCGTCACCCGCATGCGCGCGAGAGAGGGCTTGCGGGTGAGGGGCCGTCCGTCAGGCGCCGTTGTCGGGGCGAACGCCTCCCACGGGCCGTCGGCCGGTCCGGGATGCACACTCTCGACGCTCTGCTCCCACTCCGGAAGACGCTCCGCCGTCGACACCAGAGCCCAGACATCTGCTCCCGTGGCCGGCACGAACATCGAGCGGGTGCCGGTGATGCCGGACGCGCGGTGCGGTGGCCGTGCGGAGCCGGCCACGGCTTCGACTTCGTCCAGGTCGGCGGCGAGACCGTCCGCGGTGACGGCGAGCCGGCGGAGGATGGCGGCGATCAGGCCGCTCGGCTCGGCGAGGAGGGCCCTCAGCACCGCCGCGGAATCACCGCGACGCCCGCCGCTCGAGGCGGCCGTGAGCACGGCGAGGGCCCGGTCTGTCCAGTCGTATCCGTCGGTCTCGTGGAAGACGATGCGGCCGGGACCGAGGGAGGGGGCGTCCACGCCCACGGCCTGCAGCTGTCCGGCATGCTGCGCTTCGACCGCAGCGCGGGCGGCGTCGAGATGCACGCCGGCCCGCCGCAGCACCTGTCCGCCGAGGTCGGCATCGAGGGTCAGGGCGAGCAGCAGGTGGTCGATGTCGGCGTCCCGCACCCCGAGACGAGAGGCTTCCTCCATCGCCGCGAGCGAGAGGGTGTGCATGGTGGCGGCCGCCTGCGTGAACCGGCTCATGCGTTCCTCCGCGGCACCGGGATGGTGGGGTCGATCCGGCGGCTGTGCTTCTTGTGCACGGCCTGTCGTGTGACGCCGAGGGCGTCGGCGATGGCCTGCCAGCTCATCCCGGCGCGGAGGGCCGCCTCCACCTGACGCAGTTCCAGTGCGTCGGCCAATGTGCGCAGTGATGCCACGGCGCGCAGGCCAGTCTGGGGGTCGGCCGTGTCCGCGGCGGCGCGGGCGATGTCGAGGGACTCCATGCTGTCAACCTAGGTTGCTTCTGGGCGGTCTGTCAACTCAGGTTGCTCATGGGCCCATCGAACCGTGTGAGGCGGCCGCTCTCTACCCGGCCGTCAACCGGGTGATGGGGCAGACCCGTCCTCCGGACGCGGGCTTGGTGGGGAGGCGGCGGCGATTGACGTCGAGGCCGTCGCCGAGCACCGCGAGCTCCGGGTCGCTCAGCACGGCGACAGCGGCGGAGAGGCCCGCGATGACGAGCTTCTCCCCGGGGCAGCGATGGCCGGTGGCGACATCGCCTCCGCCCTGGGGGATGAACGTCGTGATCTGCTCGTAGTCGGTCACGTCGGTGAACCGCTCCGGGGCGAAGCGTTCCGGATGAGACCACGAGCGGGCGTCCGTGTCGGTACCGAGGATGTCGAGCACCACCCGGCCGCCCTTCGGCACCGTCACACCGTCGATCTCGACCGCGGCGGTGGTCCGCCCCGGCAGCATGGGCACGAACAGCCCCGTCCGGCGCACCTCCTGCGCGAACATCGTCGCGAGCGTCCCACCCACGAGCGATCCCCGCTCGGCGGTCTCGGCGGCGATCCGGGTGCGCCACTCGGGGTGGTCGTGCAGCTGCTTCGCGGCGAACGCCACGAATCGTGCCGCCGCGATCATCGGACGGATGCTGTTCTGCAGTTCGACCCCGGCGACCCGGGCGGGCAGCAGCTCGCCGTTCTCGTCCCGATGCGCCGCCCACAGCGCGAGCGCGGTGCCCTCGCGGGCCGGGAGCCGGCCCTCGCGAACCGCTTCGATGAGCCGTCGCGCGTGACGGTCCGAGAAGATCCGGTTCGCGAAGGCCTCGACGTAGGCGGGGGAGTACGGCGCCCCGAAGCCGTCCACGATCTGCGCGAGTCGGGCGGACCAGCGGGTCTGGGCCGCCGCCGTGCCGGGGAGCCCGGCCCAGCGCATCATCGCGCGCCCGAACGCCCCGACGGCCGCGTCGTACGCACTGCGGGTGCCGCCGGCCCGCCATGCATCGCGCTCTGCGGCCCACTCCTGCTCGAGGAAGGGCGTGAGCCGTTCGACCTGCGCGTCCTCGTACGCCGCCTCGACGAACGTGGCCTTGCGGTGCCGGTGGGCGGTGCCGTCGAGAGAGTGCACCGACCCGTGACCGAACAGGGGTTCGCGGATGAGGCCCGGCATGGCCCCGTCCCGCGCGATGCGGTTCTCGTCGTAGAACAGCTCCACCCCCTCGGCCCCGCGGACGAAGGCGGCGGGGTGGCCCAGGAGGCGCATCGGGGCGGAACGGGCGCCCGGGCGGACGCGGCGCCAGATGCGCTCGCCGAAGTCGTAGCCACGGAGGAGCAGCGACGGTGAGTCCTCGTGCAGGATCGCATCGACGCCGGCGGACAGTCGGGAAGTCAATCGCTGAGGCATGGATCGACCCTGACACGGGTCGGGACGGCGCCCCAGGGGGAGGCGTTCTCCGGCCGATTGTGCTAGCCGGGCGGTGGGGGCCGCCGATGTCAAGCACCTGTGCCCCGACCGTGCCGGTGCGGAGGATGGACGCGGAACGGAGGAACCATGGCCACCAACACCCGCGACCTGACATGCACGACCCATGACGTGTTCCGCGTGCTGGCGAACGGCTGGCTCTACCCGGCGTGGGTCGTCGGTGCCTCGCGCATGCGCGACGTCGACGATTCCTGGCCGGCGGCCGGGGCACAGCTGCATCATTCCGTCGGTACGTGGCCGGCGCTGCTCGACGACACGACCGAGCTCCTGGAATGGCATCCGCCGCATCGGGCGGTGATGCGGGCGCGCGGGTGGCCCGTGGGGGAGGCGCAGGTGACGATCCGTGCGCGCACGACGCCGACCGGGTGCCAGGTGCGCATCGACGAGGAGCCGGTCAGAGGACCGGCGACGCTGCTCCCCCGATTCCTGACCACGCCGATGCTCCGCTGGCGTAACGCCGAGACCCTGCAGCGCCTCGGCTACCTCGCCGAGGGCCGCGCGTCCTGACGCGGATACTCAGCGCGTCGGCCCCATCGCGGCCGCGACGGCCGCCTCCACATGCAGGGCGGTCGTCGGGAACACCGGCACCGACGTATCCGCCGCGGAGACGAGGAGTTCGATCTCCGTGCACCCCAGGATCACGCCGTCCGCGCCGCGGGCGACGAGCCGGTCGATGACCTCGACGAAGCGTCGACGCGATTCGTCGCGGATGATGCCGTGGACGAGCTCGTCGTAGATGACCGCGTGCACCACGCGGCGGTCGTCCGCCTCCGGCACGAGGATCTCGATGCCGTGGGCGGCGAGGCGTTCGGTGTAGAACGGCCGCTCCATCGTGAAGGCGGTGCCCAGCAGCCCGACCCGACCGAGCCCCGCGTCGGTCACCGCGGCGGCCGTCGCGTCCGCGATGTGGAGGAACGGGATGTCGACGGCGGCAGCGATGCGGTCGGCGACCAGGTGCATGGTGTTCGTGGCGAGGACGAGCAGTTCGGCGCCGGCGGTCTGAAGCGCCCGTGCGCGGGCGGCGAGCAGTCCGGCGGCGGCGTCCCAGTCGTCTCGAGCCTGCATCGCCTCGATGTCGGCGAAGTCGAGCGAGTCGAGCAGGATGCGGGCCGAGTGGTGTCCCCCGCGCAGGGCGCGGACGCGTTCGTTGGCCAGGCGGTACCACTCCAGCGACGACTCCCAGCTCATGCCGCCGAGCACGCCGATGGTCTTCATCGGGTCACGCCCCCGCCCGCATGTACTCCTCGGCGGCGCGCACCTGCTCCGCCGAGGGGCGGATGCCGGTGTAGAGGACGAACTGCTCCAGTGCCTGCCGAGTCGCGACCTCGGCTCCCGAGATCACGGTCTTGCCTGCGGCCCGCCCGGCGGCGATGAGCGGGGTCTCTGCCGGCAGCGCGACGACGTCGAACACCACCGTGGCGGCATCGATGGTCGGCGGCGGGAACGCGAGCGCGTCTGCTTCCGTTCCTCCCGCCATGCCGATCGGGGTGACGTTCACGATCACGTTCGCCGTCGCGTCCCCGACCTCCGGACGCCAGGCGAATCCGTACAGCTCTGCCAGGGCGCGACCCGCGGTCTCGTTGCGGGCGACGATCGTGACGTCGGTGAATCCGGCGTCGCGGAAGGCCGCGACCGTGGCTTTCGCCATGCCGCCCGACCCCCGCAGGAGGACCGAGGCCGCGGGATCGATGCCGGCGCCGGCCAGGAGCTGCGCGATCGCGGTGTAGTCGGTGTTGTACGCCGTGAGGACGCCGTCGTCGTTCACGATCGTGTTGACGGACTCGATCGCCCGGGCGGAGGGATCCATGCGGTCCACGAGGGCGATGACGTCCTCTTTATAGGGCATCGAGATCGCGCACCCGCGGATCGCGAGTCCGCGCACGCCGGCGATCGCCTGCGCCAGGTCCGTCGGCGCGAAGGCCTTGTAGATCCAGTTCAGGCCGAGCGCCTCGTACAGGTGGTTGTGGAAGCGCGTGCCGTTGTTGCTCGGCCGTGCCGACAGCGAGATGCACAGCGTCATGTCCTTGTTCAGCATGGTCACCGGATCAGGCTACCGCTGCCGATGTCAAGGTCCGTGGCGGGAGATCCCGTCCTCCCCTAGGGTGAAGGTGCATGCAAGGGGATCGATCGTCTACGCCTCTCCCCAGGAGGCGGAGGCCCTCCCCACGGGCCGGACGATCCGTGCATGCGATTGGGCCCTCTCGAGTAGTTCAGTCCCCAATGGACTCCTCGAGAGGGCCGCTCTCTCTTCGATGGTCCCGAGGTTTTTCAGATTTGTCCCCCAAAAGGGGGACAAGAACGCCGCGGAGGGGTTAGGCTGTTCCTGACGCACCCTCCGGTCGTCTTCGGCCCTCATCGCTCCCCCCGCGGTGAGGGCCACACCATTTTCCGGGCACTTCCGCTCGTGCAACATTTGGATTACCTTCTCGTGACGTCTATTCCGCGAGGGGTCCCCTCCACTAGCGTTAGCGATGTCGGTGCACCCCTGCGTCGGCTTCTACATCAGCAGAACAGGCAGTACATGAGCACCCAGGGCACGGTCAAGTGGTTCAACTCGGAGAAGGGCTTCGGCTTCATCTCCCCCGACGACGGAGGCGCTGACGTCTTCGCGCACTACTCCGCCATCCAGTCATCCGGCTACCGCTCTCTCGAAGAGAACCAGCGGGTCGAGTTCGATGTGGCGCAGGGCCCCAAGGGCCTGCAGGCAGAGAACATCCGCCCCGTCTGAGGCGGACGGAACACCGGGAACTCCCCGTCGGATTCACGCGCAGGCGCTGATCCGGCGGGGAGTTTCGTCTTCCTGAGGGCCGCTCGGGCCGGTCAGGGCAGGAGGAGTGCGCGCAGTTCGGCCACGGACGTCACGCGGAATGCCGCGTCGTCGCCCTCGTGCGGGTCGCTGAAACCCCAGCCGACGAAGATCACCGGCACGCCGTTCGCGCGTCCGCCCTCGACGTCGTGGTGCCGGTCGCCGACGAGCACCGGACGCGATGTGTCGGCCCCGAGTTCCCGGAGCCGGCGGAGGGCCTCGGCGACGATGTCGGTCTTGGATGCGAGCGTCGCCTCGTCCGGCGTGGCCCCCACGGTCGTGAGGAACGACGGCCGGAGCCCGAAGTGGTCGACGAGGGCGTCGACCTGGTTCTCCGGCTTCGAGCTCGCCGTCGCCTGGGGCACGCCCGCCGCGTGCAGGTCATGGATCAGCTCGGCGACCCCCGGATACGTCTGCACGTCGGTCGTGTACCCGTCCGCCTTGCCGAGGGTGCGGTAGAACGCCACGGCCTCGGTCGACTGCTCCGGCGTCATCCCCGCCTGGTCCTGGAAGGACTGGAACATGGGAGGGCCGATCCAGTGCACGAGCTCCTCGCGCGTCGGCGCCGGGTGGCCGAAGTGCGTCAGGGCGATGTTCAGGCGACGCAGGATCCCGACCGAGGCGTCGACGATGGTCCCGTCGACGTCCCAGAGCACACACGAGTATGGCGAAGAGGGCATGCCTCCAGCCTAGGGTCCCGCGAACGGGTGCCCGCCCATCCTGCACAGGTGTGCACGAAGCGGGTCCATCCACCGAACGCGGTAACGCCCTTCACGCCGATCTAGAGTCGTGACAGCGGCGGGATCACGGGTGAGAATGGGGGCATGTACGTGTCGGTGGAAGTCATCACGATGCTGGCGACGGCCGCGACGACTCTCGTCGCGATCATCAGCGGATTCGGCTGGATGATCGGTCGGATGGACACGCGGTTCGCCGCGATGGAGACGAAGGTCGACGCGAGGTTCGCGATCCAGGACGCGAAGTTCGACCGGATCGAGCACGAGCTCACCGAGGTGAAGATCGCGATCGCGCGGCTGGAGGGGCCGCAGCGTCGCCTGGTCTCAACGCGCTGAGGTCAGAAGAGGCGGGGGATGCCCGACTCGATGCCCTTCATGTCGTCGTAGTCGAGCACGAGGCAGCGGATCCCGCGATCCTCGGCGAGGACGCGGGCCTGCGGCTTGATCTCCTGGGCGGCGAACACGCCCTGCACCGGGGCGAGGTGGGGGTCGCGACCCAGGAGCTCGAGGTAGCGGGTGAGCTGCTCGACGCCGTCGATGTCGCCGCGGCGCTTGACCTCGACCGCGATCGCCACGCCGTTCGCATCGCGGACGAGCAGGTCGACCGGTCCGATGGCCGTGGGGTACTCACGACGGACGAGCGTGGCCCCGTCGGAGATGCGCTCCACCTGCTCCGCCAGGAGACGCTGCAGGTCGGCTTCGACGCCGTCCTTCTGCAGGCCGGGGTCGATGCCGAGTTCGTGGCTGGAGTCGTGGATGACCTCGTAGATCTGGACGCGCAGGGCGTCGCCGGTCTTCTTGTGGGTCACGCGCCACACCTCGACGACGCCGGCTCCGGCCTCCTCCTCGCCGGGC is from Microbacterium sp. BLY and encodes:
- the nucS gene encoding endonuclease NucS produces the protein MRLVIARCSVDYTGRLNAHLPLATRLLVHKGDGSLLVHSDGGSYKPLNWMSPPCALSTEEPGEEEAGAGVVEVWRVTHKKTGDALRVQIYEVIHDSSHELGIDPGLQKDGVEADLQRLLAEQVERISDGATLVRREYPTAIGPVDLLVRDANGVAIAVEVKRRGDIDGVEQLTRYLELLGRDPHLAPVQGVFAAQEIKPQARVLAEDRGIRCLVLDYDDMKGIESGIPRLF